The Bradyrhizobium ottawaense genome window below encodes:
- a CDS encoding PepSY domain-containing protein codes for MQPASLLGFLAVPLLAGVLLAPVPAAAGGHDKGAPDAVRRAVEAGEIKPLADILASIRGKLPGEVAGVEIERERGRWIYEFRVVDDKGRLYEVYVDARSGEIERVKEK; via the coding sequence ATGCAGCCCGCCAGCCTCCTGGGATTCCTCGCGGTGCCATTGCTGGCAGGGGTCCTGCTCGCGCCGGTGCCTGCCGCAGCAGGCGGCCACGATAAAGGCGCGCCCGACGCGGTTCGCCGTGCAGTCGAGGCGGGTGAGATCAAGCCGCTCGCCGACATTCTCGCATCCATTCGCGGCAAGCTGCCGGGTGAGGTTGCCGGCGTGGAGATAGAGCGCGAGCGTGGCCGCTGGATCTACGAGTTTCGCGTCGTCGACGACAAGGGCCGCCTCTACGAGGTGTACGTCGATGCGCGCAGCGGCGAGATCGAACGCGTCAAGGAGAAGTGA
- the ndk gene encoding nucleoside-diphosphate kinase: MAIERTFSIIKPDATARNLTGAVNAVIEKAGLRIVAQKRIRMTKEQAETFYAVHKARPFFGELVEFMTSGPVVVQVLEAENAIAKYRDAMGATDPSKAADGTIRKLYAKSIGENSAHGSDAPETAAIEIAQFFSGNEIVG, encoded by the coding sequence ATGGCCATCGAACGCACTTTCTCGATCATCAAGCCCGACGCGACCGCGCGTAACCTGACCGGCGCCGTCAACGCCGTGATCGAAAAGGCGGGCCTGCGCATCGTCGCGCAGAAGCGCATCCGCATGACCAAGGAACAGGCCGAGACCTTCTATGCCGTCCACAAGGCGCGGCCGTTCTTCGGCGAGCTCGTCGAGTTCATGACCTCGGGCCCGGTCGTCGTCCAGGTGCTGGAAGCCGAGAACGCCATCGCCAAGTACCGCGACGCGATGGGCGCGACCGATCCGTCGAAGGCCGCCGACGGCACCATCCGCAAGCTCTACGCCAAGTCGATCGGCGAGAATTCCGCGCACGGCTCGGATGCGCCGGAGACCGCCGCGATCGAGATCGCGCAGTTCTTCTCGGGCAACGAGATCGTCGGCTGA
- a CDS encoding DUF3240 family protein yields the protein MIEQPVCLTLIVPHLLREEVFDYLTEQTDLVSGFTASHGAGHGTEIRLHTAAERVKGHADQAVVQVVLAGTDAGRLLDRLRVSFAGTKLVYWTIPVTELGTID from the coding sequence ATGATCGAGCAGCCGGTCTGTCTGACGCTGATTGTGCCGCATCTCCTCCGCGAGGAGGTGTTCGACTATCTCACTGAGCAGACCGACCTGGTTTCGGGATTCACGGCATCGCACGGAGCCGGTCACGGCACTGAGATCCGCTTGCATACGGCCGCCGAGCGCGTGAAAGGCCACGCCGATCAGGCCGTCGTGCAGGTGGTGCTCGCAGGGACAGATGCCGGCCGCTTGCTCGACCGTCTGCGGGTTTCGTTCGCCGGAACCAAGCTGGTCTACTGGACGATACCCGTGACGGAACTCGGCACGATCGACTGA
- a CDS encoding PepSY domain-containing protein: protein MRNITIFIATAALLAATATAHAGSLGRPCTAAPQTSWLPLEQLQAKVEAQGYKVQKAKLKNACGELYTIDKSGSRVELFVDPTSGQIVGQL from the coding sequence ATGCGCAACATCACCATCTTCATCGCGACCGCCGCCTTGCTCGCAGCCACCGCGACCGCTCATGCCGGCAGCCTCGGGCGTCCCTGCACTGCGGCGCCGCAGACAAGCTGGCTGCCGCTCGAACAACTGCAGGCCAAGGTCGAAGCCCAGGGCTACAAAGTCCAGAAGGCCAAGCTCAAGAACGCCTGCGGCGAACTCTACACCATCGACAAGTCCGGCAGCCGGGTCGAATTGTTCGTCGATCCGACCAGCGGCCAGATCGTCGGTCAGCTGTAA
- a CDS encoding efflux RND transporter periplasmic adaptor subunit, producing the protein MRVRHGPLLLTFSGGTLARTLIAIALSLLPSVSMAQDEVKLSDAQARNLGVRVTHPVASRTDLTLPYPVQVVIPTQQLWVVSAPVAGMVATLLVGRGDRATAGQPLVTLESPSFVSQQRDYLHAIAQEHLANQQLNRNADLFEGKAVPQRVLEASQAEARQAALVVAERRQMLHLSGMSDDAISRLAQQAAISGTLTVNAPQAASVVELAVSPGQRLEQSAPLVKLARLSPLWAEIAVPAANIRAIRTGAKVEIEGYSTPGKVVLVSETIDPATQTILVRAEVPNDGELHPGQTTAARIGFLSTGESAWEIPYSGLVRRGEQTSVFVAFDGGFRLVPVKLLAEDQDHVVVAGAVSARDEIAIGGISALRGILSGLGQ; encoded by the coding sequence ATGCGAGTCCGCCACGGACCTCTCCTTCTCACCTTCTCTGGCGGCACGCTCGCTCGTACGCTCATCGCCATTGCATTGAGCTTGTTACCTTCCGTGTCGATGGCACAGGACGAGGTGAAGCTGAGCGATGCGCAGGCGCGCAATCTCGGGGTGCGCGTGACCCATCCGGTCGCGAGCCGGACCGATCTGACGCTGCCCTATCCCGTCCAGGTCGTCATCCCGACGCAACAATTGTGGGTCGTCAGCGCGCCGGTAGCCGGCATGGTCGCCACTCTCCTGGTCGGGCGCGGTGACCGCGCCACGGCCGGCCAGCCGCTGGTCACTCTGGAAAGTCCGAGCTTCGTCTCCCAGCAACGCGACTATCTGCACGCGATCGCGCAGGAGCATCTCGCCAACCAGCAACTCAATCGGAATGCGGATCTGTTCGAGGGCAAGGCCGTTCCGCAACGCGTGCTGGAGGCCAGCCAGGCCGAAGCGCGCCAGGCCGCCCTCGTCGTCGCCGAACGGCGTCAGATGCTGCATCTGAGCGGGATGTCCGACGATGCAATCTCCCGGCTGGCCCAGCAAGCGGCGATCAGCGGGACGCTCACGGTCAATGCACCGCAAGCCGCGTCCGTGGTCGAACTCGCGGTGTCACCAGGGCAGCGGCTCGAACAATCCGCACCGCTCGTCAAGTTGGCGCGGCTCTCGCCGCTATGGGCGGAAATCGCGGTCCCTGCCGCCAATATTCGAGCGATCCGTACCGGCGCGAAAGTCGAGATCGAGGGCTATTCCACCCCGGGCAAGGTCGTGTTGGTCTCAGAGACCATCGATCCTGCCACCCAGACTATTCTGGTTCGCGCGGAAGTCCCCAACGACGGCGAGCTGCATCCCGGCCAGACCACCGCGGCCCGCATCGGATTTCTCTCGACCGGCGAAAGCGCCTGGGAGATCCCTTACAGCGGGCTAGTCCGGCGGGGCGAGCAAACGTCGGTCTTCGTCGCCTTTGACGGCGGCTTCCGGCTGGTGCCGGTCAAGCTGCTTGCGGAAGATCAGGACCATGTGGTCGTAGCGGGCGCCGTCTCGGCCCGGGATGAGATCGCGATCGGCGGCATCTCGGCGCTTCGCGGCATCCTCTCCGGACTGGGGCAGTAA
- a CDS encoding response regulator transcription factor: protein MRLLLVEDDRRIAADVERALQAAGYVVETVRNGEEAWFRGDTEDYGAVILDLGLPDMDGLAVLKRWRANGRSMPVLILTARGSWAERVDGIDAGADDYLPKPFRMEELLARLRSIVRRSAGHASSRIVAGDVELDERQMKVTLRGVPVALSPLEYRLIAFLLHHRGRVVSQHELDENVYGHGEDHESNALEVLVGRVRKKLGADLIETRRGFGYLIPETTP, encoded by the coding sequence ATGCGCCTGCTGCTCGTGGAGGACGACCGACGGATCGCGGCCGATGTGGAGAGGGCGTTACAAGCGGCCGGCTATGTGGTCGAGACCGTCCGCAACGGCGAGGAAGCCTGGTTCCGCGGTGATACCGAGGACTACGGCGCCGTCATCCTCGATCTCGGCTTGCCCGACATGGACGGCCTGGCGGTGCTCAAGCGCTGGCGCGCGAACGGACGCTCCATGCCGGTGCTGATCCTGACGGCGCGCGGCAGCTGGGCCGAGCGCGTCGATGGTATCGACGCGGGCGCCGACGATTACCTGCCTAAGCCCTTCCGCATGGAGGAACTGCTGGCGCGGCTGCGCTCGATCGTGCGCCGCTCGGCAGGCCATGCCTCCTCACGGATCGTCGCCGGCGACGTCGAACTCGACGAGCGTCAGATGAAGGTGACGCTGCGCGGCGTACCCGTCGCGTTGTCGCCGTTGGAATATCGCCTGATCGCCTTTCTCTTGCACCACCGCGGCCGTGTGGTGTCGCAGCACGAGCTCGACGAAAACGTCTATGGCCACGGCGAGGACCACGAGTCGAACGCGCTCGAGGTGCTGGTCGGCCGGGTGCGCAAGAAGCTCGGCGCCGATCTGATCGAGACCAGGCGCGGCTTCGGCTATCTGATACCGGAGACGACGCCGTGA
- a CDS encoding cytochrome b/b6 domain-containing protein, with product MSSIHDAIVAGGEKPPATVKVWDPFVRVFHWSLAGLFLLAYATGDEIENVHIAAGYTIAGLLGLRIVWGFVGPRHARFSDFVRSPRAVLAYMRDVALLRAPRYLGHNPAGGTMVVALIVMLIGTCTSGYMMTIGSFWGAKWVEEVHEAFANLTIGLVVVHVLGVLVASFEHRESLVKAMITGRKRPS from the coding sequence ATGAGCTCGATTCACGATGCGATCGTGGCCGGCGGCGAGAAGCCGCCGGCCACCGTCAAGGTCTGGGACCCCTTTGTGCGCGTGTTCCATTGGTCGCTGGCCGGGCTGTTTCTGCTCGCGTATGCGACCGGTGACGAGATCGAGAATGTCCATATCGCCGCCGGCTACACGATTGCGGGGTTGCTCGGCTTACGGATCGTGTGGGGCTTCGTGGGGCCGCGCCATGCGCGCTTCAGCGACTTCGTGCGCTCGCCGCGCGCGGTGCTCGCCTACATGCGCGACGTGGCGCTGCTGAGGGCGCCACGCTATCTCGGCCACAATCCTGCCGGCGGCACGATGGTCGTGGCGCTGATCGTCATGCTGATCGGCACCTGCACCTCCGGTTACATGATGACGATTGGCAGCTTCTGGGGAGCAAAATGGGTGGAAGAGGTCCATGAGGCGTTCGCCAACCTCACGATCGGCCTCGTCGTCGTCCATGTGCTTGGCGTCCTCGTGGCGAGCTTCGAGCACCGCGAGAGCCTGGTGAAGGCGATGATCACCGGGAGGAAGCGTCCGTCATGA
- a CDS encoding TerC family protein yields the protein MSWLWQIFDPATIGAFFTQFRNEMAEPTFWIAVGKIIWINILLSGDNALVIALACRGLSPRHRLWGMIFGAGAAVLLRIIFTGIVATLMELPYLKLIGGLALIVIAAKLLVPEHEDEDDVDAASHLWQAVQIVVVADIVMSLDNVIAVAAAANGSVPLLILGLAISVPLIVAGAALIMALLEKLPVLVWAGAALLGWIAGEVMATDPGVAPKLHTLFDGPFGAALDSMLGALRIPPQFGHGGAGGEYFCAALGVVVVLVVGTIWRRRKLTAAALESSERHARASAE from the coding sequence GTGAGCTGGCTCTGGCAGATCTTCGATCCCGCAACGATCGGGGCGTTCTTCACCCAGTTTCGCAACGAGATGGCCGAACCGACTTTCTGGATTGCGGTCGGCAAGATCATCTGGATCAACATCCTTTTGTCCGGCGACAACGCGCTGGTGATCGCGCTCGCCTGCCGCGGCCTCTCGCCGCGACACCGCCTGTGGGGCATGATCTTCGGTGCCGGCGCCGCGGTGCTGCTGCGGATCATCTTCACCGGCATCGTCGCAACCCTGATGGAGTTGCCGTACCTCAAGCTGATCGGCGGACTCGCGCTGATCGTGATCGCGGCCAAGCTGCTGGTGCCGGAACATGAGGACGAGGACGACGTCGACGCTGCCTCGCATCTGTGGCAGGCCGTGCAGATCGTCGTGGTCGCCGACATCGTCATGAGTCTCGACAACGTCATTGCGGTCGCAGCCGCCGCCAATGGCAGCGTGCCGCTCCTGATCCTCGGCCTTGCCATCAGCGTGCCGCTGATCGTCGCCGGTGCGGCGCTGATCATGGCGCTGCTCGAGAAGCTGCCGGTGCTGGTCTGGGCGGGTGCTGCGCTGCTCGGCTGGATCGCGGGCGAGGTGATGGCGACCGATCCCGGCGTCGCGCCCAAGCTGCACACGCTGTTCGACGGTCCGTTCGGTGCCGCGCTCGACTCGATGCTCGGCGCCTTGCGCATCCCGCCGCAATTCGGCCATGGCGGGGCGGGCGGCGAATATTTCTGCGCAGCGCTCGGCGTCGTCGTCGTGCTGGTGGTCGGCACCATCTGGCGCCGCCGCAAGCTGACCGCCGCGGCGCTGGAATCGTCCGAGCGGCACGCCAGGGCGTCGGCGGAGTAG
- a CDS encoding efflux RND transporter permease subunit — MLRRLVAFALSQRLFVMLGVLLVIGAGAVLLPGLPIDAFPDVSPVQVKVIMKAAGLTPEEVEQRITVPVELELLGLPNKKVLRSTTKYALADITVDFEDGTDIYWARNQVSERLSNISRDFPDGVSGGLAPITSPLGEMFMFTIDSPELSLAERRTLLDWVIRPALRTVPGVADVNALGGYVRAFEIVPRNDALAARGISYDLFRRAIEANSRNDGAGRVNQGEDSALVRIEGSIRSIEDIKAIVVDTREGVPILVNDVASVKVGTLTRYGAVTADGRGETVEGLVLGLRGANAGQLIRDVRARLAELQPSLPKSVSINVFYDRSRLVNRAVGTVVRALGEATAVVIVLLLLFLGNWRASLVIALSLPLAIVIALIVMRVVGMSANLMSLGGLAIAIGMLIDALVVVVENIVGNLGKHAPDKATPLIHLIYRSVCEVLEPVASGVLIIIIVFVPLLTLQGLEGKLFIPVALAIIFALAGSLLLSLTVIPVATSFVLKSASHRDPLLVRAAQRIYAPALDWALNNERKVMAAALIGLVAAGFAYTQLGKTFMPIMDEGDVIVSVETLPSVNLDESLAMNARLQTALLAVPDIAGIVARTGSDELGLDPMGPNQTDTFLVLKPAAERATDNREALLQKLREVLTGFPGISLSFTQPIDMRVQEMISGVRGDVAVKIFGPDIARLNETAAKLSAILSSIDGAEDVYTTLNEGAQYYTVAVNRMEAGRFGLTVDSVVNSLRTQIEGRTIGTALEDGRRTPILVRGSETTREAPTLLASLPLTLASGQHVALSQVARIQRVDGPVKIDREDGARMSVVRANVRGRDMVGFVEAARQKVATELPLPNGYRLTWGGQFENQQRAAARLSVVVPVAIGLIFVLLFTTFGAIRQALLVLVNIPFALIGGVFALVVTGEYLSVPASVGFIALLGIAVLNGVVLVSYFNQLRAHGLPEDRIVVEGAMRRLRPVLMTASITALGLIPLLFASGPGSEVQRPLAIVVIGGLLSSTLLTLILLPILYRRYGGSSKVAK, encoded by the coding sequence ATGCTCCGGCGCCTGGTCGCGTTCGCACTGTCGCAGCGGCTGTTCGTCATGCTCGGCGTGCTGCTGGTGATCGGCGCCGGCGCTGTCCTCCTGCCCGGCTTGCCGATCGATGCCTTTCCTGACGTTTCGCCGGTTCAGGTCAAGGTCATCATGAAGGCGGCGGGCCTCACTCCCGAAGAGGTCGAGCAGCGCATCACCGTTCCCGTCGAGCTCGAACTGCTCGGATTGCCGAACAAGAAGGTGCTTCGTTCGACCACGAAATACGCGCTGGCAGACATCACCGTCGATTTCGAGGACGGCACCGACATCTACTGGGCGCGCAACCAGGTCTCGGAGCGCTTGTCGAACATCTCGCGCGATTTCCCGGACGGGGTGAGCGGCGGTCTGGCGCCGATCACGAGCCCGCTCGGCGAGATGTTCATGTTCACGATCGACAGTCCCGAGCTGTCGCTCGCGGAACGCCGCACCCTGCTCGACTGGGTGATCCGCCCGGCCTTGCGGACCGTCCCCGGCGTTGCGGACGTCAATGCGCTCGGCGGCTATGTCCGCGCCTTCGAGATCGTGCCGCGCAACGATGCGCTGGCCGCGCGCGGCATTTCCTACGATTTGTTTCGCCGGGCCATCGAAGCCAACAGCCGCAACGACGGCGCCGGACGGGTGAACCAGGGCGAGGACAGCGCTCTGGTTCGAATCGAAGGCAGCATCCGGTCGATCGAGGACATCAAAGCCATCGTCGTCGACACCCGCGAGGGCGTGCCGATCCTGGTCAACGACGTCGCGAGCGTCAAAGTCGGGACGCTGACCCGCTATGGCGCCGTCACGGCGGACGGCCGCGGCGAAACCGTCGAGGGACTGGTCCTCGGCTTACGCGGCGCCAACGCGGGTCAGCTGATCCGTGACGTGCGTGCTCGGCTCGCGGAGCTGCAACCCTCGCTGCCGAAGAGCGTGTCGATCAACGTGTTCTATGACCGCAGCCGCCTGGTCAACCGCGCCGTCGGCACCGTGGTGCGTGCCCTCGGCGAGGCCACCGCCGTCGTCATCGTCCTTCTGCTGCTTTTCCTCGGCAACTGGCGGGCCTCACTGGTGATCGCGCTCAGCCTGCCGCTGGCCATCGTCATCGCCTTGATCGTCATGCGCGTGGTGGGAATGTCGGCCAATCTGATGAGCCTCGGCGGACTTGCGATCGCGATCGGCATGCTGATCGACGCGCTGGTCGTCGTGGTCGAGAACATCGTCGGCAACCTCGGCAAGCACGCCCCGGACAAGGCCACTCCGCTGATCCACCTGATCTACCGTTCGGTCTGCGAAGTCCTGGAACCGGTCGCCTCGGGTGTGCTCATCATCATCATCGTGTTCGTCCCGCTGCTGACGCTGCAGGGGTTGGAGGGCAAGCTGTTCATCCCGGTCGCGCTGGCCATCATCTTCGCGTTGGCCGGCTCGCTGCTGCTGTCGCTCACCGTGATCCCGGTCGCAACCTCCTTCGTACTCAAGTCGGCGTCACATCGCGATCCCCTGCTGGTGCGTGCGGCCCAACGGATCTACGCGCCGGCACTGGACTGGGCCCTCAACAACGAGCGCAAGGTGATGGCTGCGGCGCTGATCGGCCTCGTCGCGGCGGGCTTCGCCTATACCCAGCTCGGCAAGACCTTCATGCCGATCATGGATGAAGGCGACGTCATCGTCAGCGTCGAGACGCTTCCGTCCGTCAACCTCGACGAGTCGCTAGCGATGAATGCAAGGCTGCAGACCGCGCTTCTGGCCGTACCTGATATTGCCGGCATCGTCGCGCGAACCGGGTCGGACGAGCTCGGCCTCGATCCCATGGGCCCCAACCAGACCGACACGTTCCTGGTGCTGAAGCCGGCCGCCGAGCGCGCGACCGACAATCGCGAGGCCCTGCTGCAGAAGCTTCGCGAGGTCCTCACCGGCTTCCCCGGCATCTCGCTCAGCTTCACCCAGCCCATCGACATGCGCGTGCAGGAGATGATCAGCGGCGTGCGCGGTGACGTCGCCGTCAAGATCTTCGGCCCCGACATCGCCAGGCTGAACGAAACCGCGGCAAAGCTGTCGGCGATCCTGTCCAGCATCGACGGTGCCGAGGACGTCTACACCACGCTGAATGAAGGCGCTCAATACTACACGGTTGCGGTCAACCGCATGGAAGCCGGCCGCTTCGGCCTGACCGTGGATTCCGTCGTCAACTCGCTGCGGACGCAGATCGAGGGCCGGACCATCGGGACCGCGCTCGAGGACGGACGCCGCACGCCGATCCTCGTCCGGGGCAGCGAGACGACGCGGGAAGCGCCAACGCTGCTGGCCAGCCTGCCGCTCACGCTCGCCTCCGGACAGCACGTCGCGCTATCGCAGGTCGCCCGTATCCAACGCGTAGACGGTCCGGTGAAGATCGACCGCGAGGACGGCGCTCGCATGAGCGTGGTGCGCGCCAACGTCCGCGGTCGCGACATGGTCGGCTTCGTCGAAGCGGCCCGCCAGAAGGTGGCGACCGAACTCCCGCTGCCGAACGGTTACCGGCTGACCTGGGGCGGGCAGTTCGAGAACCAGCAACGCGCTGCCGCGCGCCTATCCGTCGTAGTCCCCGTCGCGATCGGCCTGATCTTCGTGCTGCTCTTCACAACATTCGGTGCCATCCGCCAGGCCCTGCTGGTGCTCGTCAACATCCCGTTTGCCCTGATCGGGGGCGTCTTCGCGCTGGTCGTGACGGGCGAGTACCTGTCGGTGCCGGCTTCGGTCGGGTTCATCGCGCTGCTCGGCATCGCCGTGCTCAACGGCGTCGTGCTGGTCTCCTACTTCAATCAGCTCCGTGCCCACGGCCTTCCCGAGGATCGCATCGTCGTCGAAGGCGCCATGCGCAGGCTTCGCCCCGTGCTGATGACCGCGAGCATCACTGCGCTTGGCTTGATCCCGCTGCTGTTCGCCTCCGGCCCGGGTTCCGAAGTGCAGCGACCGCTCGCAATCGTCGTGATCGGAGGACTGCTGTCCTCCACCCTGCTCACCCTGATTCTCCTGCCGATTCTGTATCGCCGCTATGGCGGATCGTCGAAGGTGGCCAAATGA